A section of the Spirosoma oryzicola genome encodes:
- a CDS encoding ArsR/SmtB family transcription factor has translation METQSLVKLAKSLSDPHRLRILQEMARVQWLACADLYAFVPISQPTMSQHVKALVDAGFVDSQREGRHIYLSINPVKLQELNEFPHLLNVSQLPRISN, from the coding sequence ATGGAAACCCAGTCACTCGTCAAACTGGCCAAGTCCCTCAGTGACCCGCACCGCCTGCGTATTCTACAGGAAATGGCTCGGGTGCAGTGGTTGGCATGCGCCGATTTATACGCGTTTGTGCCCATCAGCCAGCCTACTATGTCGCAGCATGTGAAAGCGCTGGTGGATGCGGGCTTTGTTGATTCCCAAAGAGAAGGCCGCCATATATACCTATCCATTAATCCAGTCAAGCTACAAGAACTGAATGAGTTTCCACACTTGCTCAACGTCAGCCAACTACCCCGAATCAGTAACTAG
- a CDS encoding NtaA/DmoA family FMN-dependent monooxygenase (This protein belongs to a clade of FMN-dependent monooxygenases, within a broader family of flavin-dependent oxidoreductases, the luciferase-like monooxygenase (LMM) family, some of whose members use coenzyme F420 rather than FMN.), producing the protein MHLIAQLASGQGIEQGGWRWPTEDAGAFINEDIYLKAAQLAEKAKLDGLFMTDVPSVNVDLRNQPPQASLDPVVLMALMAKATERLGLVATMSTSLSEPYTIARVMRSLDLVSKGRVGWNVVTTGTQEVLLNYFPGVLDHSHKHARALEVWEAVLRLWGSWPEGALKLDKAGIFADAAQIQPINFEGKYVTTRGPILLPPSPQGQPVIFTAGGGQYGYAFAATKADAMYSNPPTLDYAKAFWRELSASIRQAGRNPNQFTIYNGIGVSIASSEQEALQRRARLDEMGDPASRRQYLSHMLGIPVAELPLDAPIPAALLQRARPNARDQRSPYAYDLAMKGFTIRQVLAHGPINYHPIFLGTPEQVADKFQLWFEAGVGKGFCVVPDSGLESLTDFVEQVVPILQKRGLLRTEYSGTTLRQHLGLPYQNGFPDKD; encoded by the coding sequence ATGCACCTAATTGCACAGCTGGCCAGTGGCCAGGGCATCGAACAGGGTGGGTGGCGGTGGCCCACCGAAGATGCCGGGGCCTTTATCAACGAGGACATCTACCTCAAAGCAGCCCAATTAGCCGAAAAGGCGAAGCTCGACGGTTTATTTATGACGGATGTACCCAGTGTCAACGTCGACCTGCGCAACCAGCCCCCACAAGCCAGCCTCGACCCGGTGGTGCTGATGGCTCTGATGGCCAAGGCCACCGAGCGCCTGGGCCTGGTAGCCACCATGTCCACCTCCCTTAGCGAGCCCTACACCATTGCCCGGGTCATGCGCTCGCTGGATCTGGTGAGCAAGGGCCGCGTAGGCTGGAACGTGGTGACTACGGGCACCCAGGAAGTGCTGCTTAACTACTTCCCCGGTGTTCTCGATCATAGTCACAAGCACGCCCGTGCCCTGGAGGTGTGGGAAGCCGTGCTACGCCTGTGGGGCAGTTGGCCGGAGGGGGCCCTGAAACTGGACAAGGCGGGTATTTTTGCCGATGCCGCCCAGATTCAACCCATCAACTTCGAAGGCAAGTATGTTACCACGCGAGGCCCGATTCTGCTACCGCCCTCGCCCCAGGGCCAGCCGGTGATATTCACGGCCGGCGGGGGGCAGTACGGCTATGCGTTTGCAGCCACCAAAGCCGATGCCATGTACAGCAACCCGCCCACGCTCGATTACGCCAAGGCCTTCTGGCGGGAGCTATCAGCCAGCATCCGCCAGGCCGGCCGCAACCCGAATCAGTTTACCATCTACAATGGCATCGGGGTATCGATTGCTTCCTCGGAACAGGAAGCGCTTCAACGCCGGGCCAGACTCGACGAGATGGGCGACCCGGCCTCCCGCCGGCAGTACCTGAGCCACATGTTGGGCATTCCGGTAGCCGAGCTGCCCCTGGACGCGCCCATTCCGGCCGCCTTGCTCCAGCGGGCTCGCCCTAATGCCCGCGACCAACGCTCGCCCTACGCCTACGACCTGGCCATGAAGGGTTTCACCATTCGGCAAGTGTTGGCCCACGGCCCCATCAACTACCACCCCATTTTTTTAGGCACGCCTGAGCAGGTGGCCGACAAGTTCCAACTCTGGTTTGAGGCTGGTGTGGGAAAAGGCTTCTGCGTAGTGCCCGATTCGGGTCTGGAATCGCTAACCGATTTTGTGGAGCAGGTCGTGCCGATTCTGCAAAAGCGTGGTCTGTTGCGTACGGAGTACAGCGGCACCACACTACGGCAGCATTTAGGCTTGCCCTACCAGAATGGCTTTCCTGATAAAGACTGA
- a CDS encoding NADPH-dependent F420 reductase, with product MAFLIKTETFHNQLTSKVTTMKIGIIGTGPVGGSLTKNLAALGHQVKVTNTRQPAELAQKAKELGASPATLQDVVRDVDLVFIAVPFKVLDEFPKDLFRSLPPEVIVVDTGNYYPFRDEKIDALEQGTPESVLAAEQLGRSIIKAFNNLLAETIASGGTAPGTPGRIALSIAGEDEQAKQVLADLCNDLGFDVVDGGTLADSWRQQPGTPAYCTELTAPELTQALANAVPGKAPQIRDEIISALMQREAWPTRQEVVAGNRAKQQGKM from the coding sequence ATGGCTTTCCTGATAAAGACTGAAACGTTTCACAATCAATTAACCAGTAAAGTAACGACTATGAAGATTGGAATCATTGGCACCGGCCCTGTTGGTGGCTCTCTCACCAAAAACCTGGCTGCTCTCGGCCACCAGGTGAAAGTGACCAACACCCGCCAGCCGGCCGAGTTGGCTCAAAAAGCAAAGGAGCTGGGCGCTAGCCCTGCCACCCTGCAAGACGTGGTACGAGACGTGGACCTGGTTTTTATCGCCGTGCCCTTCAAGGTACTTGACGAGTTTCCCAAGGACCTATTCCGGTCGTTGCCCCCCGAGGTAATTGTGGTAGACACCGGCAACTACTACCCCTTCCGGGACGAGAAGATCGACGCGCTGGAGCAGGGCACGCCCGAGAGTGTACTGGCGGCCGAGCAATTGGGTCGATCCATCATCAAAGCCTTCAACAACCTGCTGGCCGAAACAATTGCCAGTGGTGGTACCGCCCCCGGCACGCCCGGCCGCATCGCCCTTTCCATTGCGGGCGAGGACGAGCAGGCCAAGCAAGTCCTGGCCGACCTCTGCAACGATCTTGGCTTTGACGTAGTAGACGGGGGCACCCTGGCCGACTCCTGGCGGCAGCAGCCCGGCACCCCGGCCTACTGCACCGAGCTCACGGCCCCGGAGCTAACCCAGGCCCTGGCCAACGCCGTGCCCGGCAAGGCTCCGCAGATACGCGACGAAATTATCTCGGCGCTGATGCAACGCGAAGCCTGGCCTACCCGCCAGGAAGTGGTAGCTGGCAACCGCGCCAAGCAGCAGGGTAAAATGTAG
- a CDS encoding alkene reductase yields the protein MSEQPLLTPYHSDKLILKNRVVLAPMTRARADNEGNVPTDLMVTYYTQRASAGLLISEGAFVSPQAVGYINVPGIYSQAQVAGWKKITDAVHAQGNLFFAQLWHVGRLSHPDMLNGNLPLAPSAINAHDNVYTPSGFLPTVTPAAMTVAQIKQTVADFAQAAQNALAAGFDGVELHAANAYLFHQFFAQCANTRADEYGGSRENRARFLFEVLEAMQTADVDLSKVGVRLNPSLDGLGGITVDAETLPTFDYIVQRLNDYGLAYLHLLEPFTDVSQNALAESHIARRYRPLYQGTLIINNGFDQEKGNTILADGEADLVAFGKPFIANPDLVARFAQHTPLAKPDKETLYTPGPKGYTDYPALAEPVPH from the coding sequence ATGAGCGAGCAACCGCTGCTGACCCCTTATCACTCCGATAAGCTCATCCTGAAAAACCGCGTGGTGCTGGCGCCCATGACCCGCGCCCGCGCCGACAACGAAGGCAACGTGCCTACCGACCTGATGGTGACCTACTACACACAGCGGGCCTCGGCGGGCCTGCTCATCTCGGAGGGCGCATTTGTGAGCCCCCAGGCCGTGGGCTACATCAACGTGCCGGGTATCTACTCGCAAGCGCAGGTGGCGGGCTGGAAAAAAATAACCGACGCGGTACACGCGCAGGGCAATCTGTTTTTTGCGCAGCTCTGGCACGTGGGTCGGCTGTCGCACCCCGACATGCTGAACGGCAACCTGCCGCTGGCCCCGTCGGCCATTAACGCCCACGACAACGTGTATACGCCTAGCGGCTTTCTACCCACGGTGACGCCGGCCGCCATGACGGTCGCGCAAATCAAGCAAACGGTGGCCGACTTCGCGCAGGCCGCGCAAAACGCGCTGGCCGCCGGCTTCGATGGGGTGGAGTTGCATGCCGCCAACGCCTACCTGTTTCACCAGTTTTTTGCGCAATGCGCCAACACCCGCGCCGACGAGTACGGCGGTTCGCGGGAAAACCGGGCCCGGTTTCTCTTCGAGGTGCTGGAGGCAATGCAGACAGCGGACGTGGACCTGAGCAAGGTAGGCGTGCGACTCAACCCCTCGCTCGACGGCTTGGGCGGTATCACGGTTGACGCTGAAACCCTGCCCACGTTTGATTACATCGTGCAGCGCCTTAATGACTACGGCTTGGCTTACCTGCACCTGCTGGAGCCGTTCACCGACGTGAGCCAGAATGCGCTTGCCGAATCCCACATTGCCCGGCGCTACCGCCCCCTCTACCAGGGCACGCTCATCATTAACAACGGCTTTGACCAGGAGAAAGGCAATACGATCCTGGCCGATGGGGAGGCTGACCTGGTGGCGTTTGGCAAACCCTTTATCGCTAACCCCGATCTGGTCGCGCGCTTTGCACAACACACGCCCCTGGCCAAACCAGACAAGGAGACCTTGTACACGCCCGGCCCTAAAGGTTACACGGACTACCCGGCCTTAGCTGAACCGGTACCTCATTAA
- a CDS encoding organic hydroperoxide resistance protein — MATNIMHSAQAKSIGGRDGRIESTDNVLNLELTMPRALGGRAREGATNPEQLFAAGYAACFGNAVIHTARQAKVSVGNISVDARVELFMNEDNLPTLGVALHVNLPDVVQAQAQEIVAQAHQTCPYSRATRGNIDVNLIVTTDAVVAA, encoded by the coding sequence ATGGCAACGAACATCATGCACTCGGCGCAGGCCAAATCGATCGGCGGGCGCGACGGCCGTATTGAATCAACTGACAACGTACTCAACCTGGAGCTGACCATGCCCCGCGCCCTGGGTGGCCGCGCCCGAGAAGGCGCGACGAATCCCGAGCAACTGTTTGCGGCTGGCTATGCGGCTTGTTTCGGCAATGCCGTCATTCATACGGCCCGACAGGCGAAAGTAAGCGTGGGCAACATTTCCGTCGACGCTCGGGTAGAACTCTTCATGAACGAGGATAATCTGCCAACGCTTGGCGTGGCTCTGCACGTGAACCTGCCCGACGTAGTCCAAGCCCAGGCCCAGGAAATCGTGGCCCAGGCTCACCAGACGTGCCCGTACTCGCGCGCCACGCGCGGCAACATCGACGTCAATCTCATCGTCACCACCGATGCCGTAGTAGCCGCCTAG
- a CDS encoding NADPH-dependent F420 reductase, with translation MLILFMNIGIIGTGSIGATLAQKLMAAGHQVKVTNTRQPAELAQKAKELGASPATLQDVVQDVDLVFVSIPLHVIPKLPAGLLRDLPTEVVVADTSNYYPQRDGKIDALENGQVESVWVAEQLGRPIIKAYNNILSQTLVAGSDAPGTSGRIAISVAGDDAQAKQRVAELISATGFDVVDAGSLADSWRQQPGTPAYCTELTAPELTQALAAAVPGKGPQVRDQIMAQLTQRNMPPTRDDLLVLNRSLGMGV, from the coding sequence TTGCTCATTCTCTTTATGAATATTGGCATTATCGGTACCGGTTCAATCGGGGCTACCCTCGCGCAAAAGCTGATGGCTGCCGGCCACCAGGTGAAAGTGACCAACACCCGCCAGCCGGCCGAGTTGGCTCAAAAAGCAAAGGAGCTGGGCGCTAGCCCCGCCACCCTGCAAGACGTAGTACAGGACGTGGACCTGGTGTTCGTCAGCATCCCCTTGCATGTCATTCCAAAGCTGCCCGCTGGCCTGCTGCGCGACCTGCCCACGGAGGTAGTGGTGGCGGATACCAGCAACTACTACCCGCAACGGGACGGGAAAATCGACGCCTTAGAAAACGGGCAAGTCGAAAGCGTGTGGGTGGCCGAGCAGCTGGGTCGCCCCATCATCAAAGCTTACAACAATATTCTGTCCCAGACGCTGGTTGCGGGCAGCGATGCCCCCGGCACGTCCGGCCGCATCGCCATTTCGGTAGCTGGCGACGATGCGCAGGCCAAACAGCGCGTGGCCGAGCTCATCAGCGCTACAGGCTTTGACGTGGTAGACGCGGGCTCATTGGCCGATTCGTGGCGGCAGCAGCCCGGTACGCCGGCCTACTGCACCGAGCTCACGGCCCCGGAGCTGACCCAGGCGCTGGCCGCCGCCGTGCCGGGCAAGGGCCCACAGGTGCGCGATCAGATTATGGCCCAGCTCACGCAGCGCAACATGCCCCCCACGCGCGATGACCTCCTGGTCTTGAACCGCTCGCTGGGCATGGGCGTTTAG
- a CDS encoding NmrA family NAD(P)-binding protein, with translation MGNNQNPTVLVLGASGTIGRRVIKDLEGQAVNVRITSRKQVVVDQLTREGKDCTYLDLDDPRTFALALAGVDRVFLLTGYTVAMLTQSKTLVDAAKKAGVQHIVHVGVFAEWDTTDAHFAWHQMIEKYIEASGIAWTHLHPNMFMEVFTGLYIPKNFTYTGYWDDRRIGYIASSDIAAMATKALVEGPQRHGGQHYWLSVESFNGQEIAELLSDVTGLDITYENKGLEGFKGVIEQVVANGGESWYANANIEFVTQMLDGRMSYMSMVQNDIPYVLGRPAKTLREFLEEHKAAIVESATKKS, from the coding sequence ATGGGAAATAACCAAAACCCAACCGTCTTAGTCTTGGGCGCCAGCGGCACTATCGGCCGTCGAGTTATTAAAGACCTGGAAGGTCAAGCGGTTAACGTGCGCATCACCTCGCGCAAACAGGTGGTAGTAGACCAGCTTACCCGCGAAGGCAAAGACTGCACCTACCTGGACCTGGACGACCCTAGAACCTTCGCCCTGGCGCTGGCCGGGGTGGACCGGGTGTTTCTGCTAACCGGCTACACGGTGGCCATGCTCACCCAGAGCAAAACACTGGTAGATGCGGCCAAGAAAGCAGGCGTCCAGCATATTGTGCACGTAGGCGTGTTTGCGGAGTGGGATACGACCGATGCGCACTTTGCGTGGCACCAGATGATCGAAAAATACATCGAGGCCAGTGGCATTGCCTGGACTCACCTCCACCCGAATATGTTTATGGAAGTATTTACGGGCCTGTACATCCCCAAAAACTTCACCTACACCGGCTATTGGGACGACCGTCGCATCGGCTACATTGCCTCTAGCGACATTGCGGCAATGGCCACCAAAGCGCTTGTCGAAGGGCCTCAGCGTCACGGTGGTCAACATTATTGGTTGAGCGTAGAAAGCTTTAACGGACAGGAAATTGCGGAGCTGTTGAGCGATGTTACCGGCCTCGACATCACGTATGAAAACAAAGGGCTCGAAGGCTTTAAAGGGGTAATTGAGCAGGTGGTGGCCAACGGCGGGGAGAGCTGGTACGCGAACGCCAACATTGAGTTTGTGACGCAGATGCTCGATGGCAGAATGTCGTATATGTCGATGGTGCAGAACGATATTCCGTACGTGCTGGGAAGACCGGCTAAAACACTTCGGGAATTTTTGGAGGAGCATAAGGCTGCCATAGTGGAGTCCGCCACCAAAAAATCGTAG
- a CDS encoding Lrp/AsnC family transcriptional regulator, translating to MEDLDKFDLAILSELQADNMRPQRDIAETIGLSAAAVQRRIKRLREEKIITADTSILNREKVGALVTLLVEVSLSSERIDHIEEAKALFEGTPEVQQCYYVTGDYDFLLIILTPSMEAYGRLTQKIFFSHTNVKSFKTSVAMSLVKVGLQVPIPYSSQSRH from the coding sequence ATGGAAGACCTTGATAAATTTGACCTGGCTATCCTGAGCGAATTACAGGCCGACAATATGAGGCCACAACGGGACATCGCCGAAACCATTGGTTTGTCAGCGGCTGCGGTCCAACGGCGGATCAAGCGACTGCGGGAGGAGAAGATCATCACAGCCGATACCTCTATACTTAATCGGGAGAAAGTAGGGGCGCTGGTGACGCTGCTGGTTGAAGTGAGTTTAAGTAGCGAACGAATCGACCATATCGAGGAGGCCAAGGCGCTCTTTGAGGGAACTCCAGAAGTGCAGCAATGCTACTATGTAACGGGGGATTACGATTTTTTATTAATCATTTTGACCCCTTCTATGGAGGCCTATGGGCGTCTGACGCAAAAGATTTTTTTCAGCCATACGAACGTAAAGTCTTTCAAAACCAGCGTTGCCATGTCACTCGTTAAAGTTGGTCTGCAGGTGCCCATTCCGTATTCTTCCCAGAGCCGCCACTAA
- a CDS encoding DMT family transporter produces the protein MESKTIKGVSLAIGAAILWGVSGTVGQFLFEHRHINVEWLITTRMLLSGALLLSFSGLVEKANLLSIWKHKKDALQLGVFSLAGMLAVQYTYFAAINYSNAATATVLQYSGPILIAVYLAIKTRRMPTRSEVGAILLAIFGTVLLVTRGDMMSLSISGLALLFGLGSAVTLAIYTLQPARLLARYSSSLVIGWGMFFGGLVFSLVRAPWQVSGTWDTQTYLGMGFIVVFGTLVAFYAYMSAVKLIGGQRASLLASAEPLSAALIAVMWLGLSFTGPEWLGSFCIISTIFLLSKQSGSPDSHPG, from the coding sequence ATGGAATCAAAGACGATAAAAGGGGTTAGCTTAGCCATAGGGGCCGCCATACTTTGGGGGGTGTCGGGCACCGTGGGACAATTTCTCTTTGAGCACCGGCATATCAATGTGGAGTGGCTAATCACCACGCGAATGTTGCTATCGGGCGCTCTGCTGTTGAGCTTTTCTGGGTTGGTTGAAAAGGCCAATCTGCTGTCGATATGGAAGCACAAAAAAGACGCCCTGCAGTTGGGTGTTTTTAGTCTGGCCGGCATGCTGGCCGTTCAGTATACGTACTTTGCCGCCATCAACTATTCCAATGCGGCCACGGCAACGGTGCTCCAATATTCAGGGCCAATTCTCATTGCGGTTTACCTGGCGATCAAAACCAGACGTATGCCTACAAGATCCGAAGTAGGGGCAATATTGCTGGCGATCTTTGGCACCGTGCTGCTGGTCACCCGGGGTGATATGATGAGCCTGTCAATTTCGGGCTTAGCCTTGCTGTTTGGGCTTGGGTCGGCGGTTACGCTGGCCATTTACACCTTACAACCGGCCCGTCTTTTAGCTAGGTATAGCTCCTCGCTGGTTATTGGCTGGGGCATGTTTTTTGGCGGTTTGGTTTTCTCGCTAGTCCGGGCACCGTGGCAGGTCAGCGGAACCTGGGACACACAAACCTATCTGGGTATGGGCTTTATTGTGGTCTTTGGGACGTTGGTAGCTTTTTACGCCTATATGTCAGCCGTGAAGCTAATTGGTGGTCAGAGAGCTAGTTTATTGGCCTCGGCCGAGCCCCTCTCCGCGGCTCTGATCGCGGTGATGTGGCTTGGGCTCTCCTTCACGGGTCCGGAATGGCTTGGCAGTTTTTGTATTATTTCGACAATCTTTCTGTTGAGCAAGCAGTCGGGTTCGCCAGACTCCCATCCTGGCTAA
- a CDS encoding alpha/beta fold hydrolase, with protein MSLNYIRRGAGKPLLLLHGLGSSLKAWDLVIDELATQRDVIAVDLPGFGQSPALLGEVSISTLADVVTDFLSQHQLLGIDAVGNSMGGRLVLELARRGQVVGSVVSLDPGGFWQGWQVAYFYHSVRLSAQLSSLIQPILPPLVSNPVSRTLLFAQFSAHPWTIPAPVALNEFREFLPTPSFTKLLDSLAHGPPQQGAPLGSIPNLVIGWGRQDRICPPSQAKRALALFPDAQLHWFSNCGHVPQLDVPAETVALILAVTEGRYEPQTPVSTETKESEVTENVFIGVGVAVLLVGLFLTFGLKR; from the coding sequence ATGTCCCTGAACTATATCCGGCGGGGTGCCGGTAAACCACTGTTATTACTCCATGGCCTAGGTAGCTCTCTGAAGGCCTGGGATCTGGTTATCGATGAGTTGGCTACTCAGCGGGATGTGATTGCCGTGGACTTACCCGGTTTCGGTCAATCACCGGCCCTACTAGGCGAAGTATCTATTTCTACGCTGGCTGATGTGGTGACCGATTTTTTAAGCCAGCACCAGCTCCTGGGCATTGATGCTGTCGGCAACTCTATGGGGGGCCGATTGGTGCTCGAATTAGCCCGGCGGGGCCAGGTTGTCGGTTCGGTCGTATCCTTGGATCCGGGTGGTTTCTGGCAAGGCTGGCAGGTGGCCTATTTCTATCATTCGGTTCGGCTATCAGCTCAATTATCCAGCCTCATTCAACCGATTTTACCACCCCTGGTAAGCAATCCGGTGAGCCGAACACTGTTGTTCGCGCAATTTTCGGCTCATCCCTGGACGATCCCGGCTCCAGTGGCCCTGAATGAATTTCGGGAGTTTTTGCCCACCCCCAGCTTTACTAAACTTCTGGATAGTCTGGCCCATGGCCCCCCGCAGCAGGGAGCGCCCCTTGGCTCTATCCCCAACTTGGTCATTGGCTGGGGTCGCCAGGACCGGATTTGTCCGCCCAGTCAGGCGAAACGGGCCCTGGCGTTGTTTCCTGACGCGCAGCTTCATTGGTTTTCGAATTGTGGACATGTTCCGCAACTAGATGTGCCGGCTGAAACCGTGGCGCTGATTCTGGCCGTTACGGAGGGTCGCTACGAGCCTCAAACCCCAGTTTCTACGGAAACAAAGGAGTCTGAAGTTACCGAAAACGTCTTTATTGGTGTAGGTGTTGCGGTGCTGTTGGTAGGACTATTTCTCACGTTTGGCTTGAAACGATAA
- a CDS encoding sterol desaturase family protein translates to MEHSLKIIGGTFTLLTLRYFVLAGIPFLIFYLVFTPYFAKSKIQPKNAINKDFIREILHSLQSTAVFALVSYLVLRTPFRSYTLVYDHLADYPGWWVVTSLVLSLVIHDTYFYWLHRLLHHKQLFRLTHLLHHRSTNPSPWTSYSFSFLESLAEGAVLVVIACLIPMHALTIVLFAVVGFVINVYGHLGYEIAPRWFRHSFLFDILNTSVHHNLHHSKFKGNYGLYFRFWDRLLKTEHPDYVDEYDRIQAKRFDTAKSASI, encoded by the coding sequence ATGGAGCATTCATTGAAAATCATAGGGGGTACATTTACCCTGTTAACCCTGCGATATTTCGTTTTAGCCGGCATCCCATTTCTTATTTTCTATTTAGTCTTTACCCCCTACTTTGCCAAGTCGAAAATTCAGCCTAAAAATGCCATCAATAAGGACTTTATTCGTGAAATCCTGCATTCCCTGCAATCCACAGCCGTCTTCGCCCTGGTTTCGTATTTAGTCCTGCGTACCCCCTTCAGGAGCTACACGCTGGTCTACGATCATTTAGCCGACTATCCAGGCTGGTGGGTGGTGACGAGTCTGGTGCTCAGTTTAGTTATTCACGATACATATTTTTATTGGCTGCACCGGTTGTTACACCACAAACAGCTCTTTCGGTTGACCCATCTGTTGCATCACCGATCAACTAATCCGTCGCCCTGGACTTCCTATTCATTTAGCTTTCTTGAATCCTTGGCGGAAGGAGCGGTCCTGGTGGTCATTGCTTGCCTGATACCCATGCATGCTCTAACAATCGTGTTGTTTGCGGTCGTTGGATTTGTGATCAACGTGTATGGTCACCTAGGCTATGAGATAGCTCCACGCTGGTTTCGGCATTCATTCCTTTTTGACATTCTCAACACGTCGGTACACCACAATCTGCATCACAGTAAATTCAAGGGTAACTATGGTTTGTATTTTCGTTTTTGGGATCGGCTATTGAAGACGGAGCACCCGGATTATGTGGACGAGTATGATCGAATACAGGCAAAGCGATTTGATACGGCAAAAAGCGCTTCTATTTAG
- a CDS encoding Crp/Fnr family transcriptional regulator: MENPTPPLAFDPHSERILFYLQRFKNLTYEELATLLQLAKPRHLAASEVYMQQNSTHRKIALILKGLIRVYTVKQNGDEITTELNWEDQLVASQDAIFLDKPSRFTYQAMEDTDLLEIEYDALQALLESTPKLESTRKYFLMTMLAQSMDRIESFVLLSPEERYRQLVEQKPNIINRVPNKYIATFLGITPVSLSRLRRRMASRHER; the protein is encoded by the coding sequence ATGGAAAACCCAACACCACCCCTAGCTTTTGATCCCCACTCCGAACGAATACTGTTTTACTTGCAGCGCTTTAAAAACCTGACGTATGAGGAGTTAGCCACTCTGTTACAGCTAGCCAAACCCCGGCACCTGGCGGCTTCAGAGGTGTATATGCAGCAAAACAGTACCCATCGCAAAATCGCGCTTATCTTAAAGGGATTGATCCGCGTGTATACGGTCAAGCAGAACGGGGATGAAATCACAACCGAGTTAAACTGGGAAGATCAGCTTGTGGCTTCCCAAGATGCCATTTTCCTCGATAAACCATCCCGGTTTACCTATCAGGCCATGGAGGATACCGACTTACTGGAGATTGAATATGATGCCCTTCAAGCCCTGCTGGAAAGCACGCCTAAGTTAGAAAGCACACGCAAGTACTTTTTGATGACTATGCTCGCTCAATCAATGGATCGGATCGAATCGTTCGTATTGCTTTCACCCGAAGAGCGCTATCGCCAACTGGTTGAGCAAAAACCCAATATTATCAATCGGGTCCCCAATAAATATATTGCCACCTTTCTGGGCATCACGCCCGTGTCATTAAGTCGGCTAAGAAGACGAATGGCTAGCCGGCATGAGCGGTAA
- a CDS encoding response regulator encodes MDYAKTVIYMADDDADDRYFMRQSLQEVYPWVTVVEAQDGSELLTLLDTWSQQPAPQPVHLILLDVNMPKVNGLEALRAIKANPLLRHIPAVMLSTSVEPAQMATAYQNGASMCLEKPHTYAHLNQISRSVSGFL; translated from the coding sequence ATGGACTACGCTAAAACCGTCATTTACATGGCTGACGATGATGCCGATGACCGGTACTTTATGCGCCAGTCGCTCCAGGAAGTTTACCCCTGGGTGACAGTTGTCGAAGCCCAGGATGGGAGCGAACTGCTAACGCTGCTCGATACCTGGAGCCAGCAGCCAGCCCCCCAACCGGTCCACCTAATCCTGCTCGATGTGAACATGCCCAAAGTAAACGGTTTAGAGGCTCTGAGGGCCATCAAAGCAAATCCGTTACTGCGCCACATTCCGGCCGTAATGCTTTCAACTTCGGTCGAACCGGCTCAAATGGCGACAGCCTACCAAAACGGGGCCAGCATGTGTCTGGAAAAACCACATACTTACGCCCACCTGAACCAAATTTCCCGATCAGTCAGCGGTTTTCTTTAG